From a single Hymenobacter sp. YIM 151500-1 genomic region:
- a CDS encoding two-component regulator propeller domain-containing protein, translating to MNLPALFLALVLLASPACAQNYTFGHLSVDEGLTNSSVTSICQDSRGFMWFGTFQGLNKYDGYRITPYVANPQNPRALSDNTITCLYEDRRGTLWVGTHLGGLNRYDRAQDAFVRYTPASKPPYRLSASRVECVFEDRRGNLWVGTDYGLNLLDRATNSFRAFYHQPQDPGSINSNQVRAIIENDRREVLVLTGADALNRYNFRTGRFEQVPLPGPPPGLATARTLVQDQQRRYWVGTLDYGLLRVQGSTVRRYQPQPAQAHSLSHQQVRAVLQTRRGRLWVGTDGGGLNVYRPATDDFEHVQVGEETTHGLSSNAVYCLYEDRAGTLWVGTFGGGVNFYSPYQARFAHYTHQPQTPNSLSHRLVLALHEDRRGSIWIGTDGGGLNLFDPRRKTFRHFRHNPADPHSLSADAVKTIYEDRQGTLWIGTYLGGLNRYDRARSRFVRYVSDPNQPNSLTTNLVWHVYEDRRGQLWVSTLGAGVCLLNRATGTFRRLKPFSGPGSLGDYNVVTMREDAAGRLWLGTENQGLNLYHPRSGTFSAVQHDPRNPHSLSSNRIQALLKDRRGRFWVGTADGGLNLMAPDGRTFRRFTIRDGLPSNVINGLVEDQAGYLWVSTSRGIARFDVDRRTFRNFDRQDGLQSNEFAINSVLAAHNGDLYFGGINGFNVVAPAALASNPAVPPVVLTGLHLFNEPVHPSPTGPLRQHISEVDTLRLSYKDAVLTLEFAALNFIDPHKNQYAYRLEGFDDAWRYAGPRREATYTNLDPGQYTFRVKAANNDGVWNEQGTALTVLVAPPWWQTLWFRVLAVALVGGGAVAFYRLRTNRLRHKLHLEKQQELRTKEAELREERLRHEKALVEISRTQLETDMLHKTSELATSVMSIVQQNEALLTIKNQLKEALDDPDPTQQRRKILRLVRQIEREVTPDQHWQHFEELFNQLHENFMQRLKETYPQLTSRDLKLCAYLRMNLNTKEIASLLGLSVRGIEDLRYRVRKKMGLSTSTNLTEFILQL from the coding sequence ATGAATCTACCTGCGCTGTTTCTTGCCCTGGTTTTGCTGGCCTCTCCTGCTTGTGCCCAGAACTACACGTTTGGGCATCTGAGCGTGGATGAGGGCCTGACCAACAGCTCGGTGACCAGCATCTGCCAGGATAGCCGGGGGTTTATGTGGTTTGGCACGTTTCAGGGGCTGAACAAGTACGACGGCTACCGCATCACGCCCTACGTGGCCAACCCCCAAAACCCGCGCGCCCTCAGCGACAACACCATTACCTGCCTCTACGAAGACCGGCGCGGCACCTTGTGGGTGGGCACTCACCTGGGCGGCCTGAACCGCTACGACCGGGCCCAGGACGCCTTTGTGCGCTACACCCCGGCCAGCAAGCCGCCCTACCGGCTCAGCGCCAGCCGGGTGGAGTGCGTGTTCGAGGACCGCCGTGGCAACCTGTGGGTGGGCACCGACTACGGCCTCAACCTGCTGGACCGGGCCACCAACTCGTTCCGGGCCTTCTACCACCAGCCCCAGGACCCCGGCAGCATCAACAGCAACCAGGTGCGCGCCATCATCGAAAACGACCGGCGGGAAGTGCTGGTGCTGACCGGCGCCGACGCCCTGAACCGGTATAACTTCCGCACCGGGCGTTTCGAGCAGGTGCCGCTGCCCGGCCCGCCGCCCGGCCTGGCCACGGCCCGCACCCTGGTGCAGGACCAGCAGCGGCGCTACTGGGTGGGCACCCTCGACTACGGGCTGCTGCGGGTGCAGGGCTCCACGGTGCGGCGGTACCAGCCCCAGCCCGCGCAGGCGCACTCCCTCAGCCACCAGCAGGTGCGGGCCGTGCTGCAAACGCGCCGGGGCAGGCTGTGGGTGGGCACCGACGGCGGCGGCCTCAACGTGTACCGCCCCGCCACCGACGATTTCGAGCACGTGCAGGTAGGTGAGGAAACCACCCACGGCCTGAGCAGCAACGCCGTGTATTGCCTCTATGAAGACCGGGCCGGCACGCTGTGGGTGGGCACATTCGGGGGCGGCGTCAATTTCTACAGCCCGTACCAGGCCCGGTTTGCCCACTACACCCACCAGCCCCAAACGCCCAACAGCCTAAGCCACCGCCTGGTGCTGGCCCTGCACGAGGACAGGCGCGGCAGCATCTGGATTGGCACCGACGGCGGCGGGCTAAACCTGTTCGACCCGCGCCGAAAAACGTTTCGCCACTTCCGCCACAACCCCGCCGACCCGCACAGCCTGTCGGCCGACGCGGTGAAAACCATCTACGAAGACCGGCAGGGCACCCTGTGGATTGGCACCTACCTGGGCGGCCTGAACCGCTACGACCGGGCCCGCAGCCGCTTTGTACGCTACGTTTCTGACCCCAACCAGCCTAACAGCCTGACCACCAACCTGGTGTGGCACGTGTACGAAGACCGGCGCGGGCAGCTGTGGGTGAGCACGCTGGGCGCCGGCGTGTGCCTGCTGAACCGCGCCACCGGCACGTTTCGGCGCCTGAAGCCCTTCAGCGGCCCCGGCTCCCTGGGCGACTACAACGTGGTGACCATGCGCGAAGATGCCGCCGGCCGCCTGTGGCTGGGCACCGAAAACCAGGGCCTCAACCTGTATCATCCGCGCAGCGGCACGTTCAGCGCGGTGCAGCACGACCCGCGTAACCCCCACTCGCTCAGCAGCAACCGGATTCAGGCCCTGCTGAAGGACCGCCGCGGGCGGTTTTGGGTGGGCACGGCCGATGGGGGCCTGAACCTGATGGCGCCCGACGGCCGCACGTTTCGCCGGTTTACCATCCGGGACGGTCTGCCCAGCAACGTCATCAACGGCCTGGTGGAGGACCAGGCCGGCTACCTGTGGGTGAGCACCAGCCGGGGCATTGCGCGGTTCGACGTGGACCGCCGCACGTTCAGGAACTTCGACCGGCAGGACGGCTTGCAGAGCAACGAGTTTGCCATCAACTCGGTGCTGGCGGCCCACAACGGCGACCTGTACTTCGGGGGCATCAACGGGTTCAACGTGGTGGCCCCGGCGGCCCTGGCCAGCAACCCCGCCGTGCCGCCCGTGGTGCTGACGGGCCTGCACCTTTTCAATGAGCCCGTGCACCCCAGCCCTACCGGCCCGTTGCGCCAGCACATCAGCGAGGTCGATACCCTGCGGCTGTCCTACAAAGATGCCGTGCTGACCCTGGAGTTTGCGGCGCTCAACTTTATCGACCCCCACAAAAACCAGTACGCCTACCGGCTGGAGGGCTTCGATGATGCGTGGCGCTACGCCGGCCCCCGGCGCGAAGCCACCTACACCAACCTCGACCCCGGCCAGTACACCTTCCGGGTGAAGGCCGCCAACAACGATGGCGTGTGGAACGAGCAAGGCACGGCGCTGACGGTGCTGGTGGCGCCCCCGTGGTGGCAGACGCTGTGGTTTCGGGTGCTGGCGGTGGCGCTGGTGGGGGGCGGCGCGGTGGCTTTCTACCGGCTGCGCACCAACCGCCTCCGCCACAAGCTGCACCTGGAAAAGCAGCAGGAGCTGCGCACCAAGGAGGCCGAGCTGCGCGAGGAGCGCCTGCGCCACGAAAAAGCCCTGGTAGAAATAAGCCGGACCCAGCTGGAAACCGACATGCTGCACAAAACCTCGGAGCTGGCTACCTCCGTGATGAGCATCGTCCAGCAAAACGAAGCCCTGCTGACCATCAAAAATCAGCTTAAAGAAGCCCTCGACGACCCCGACCCCACGCAGCAGCGCCGCAAAATCCTGCGCCTGGTGCGCCAGATTGAGCGCGAAGTAACCCCCGACCAGCACTGGCAG